The DNA region GGCTTCTACGGTCCGGGCGACTACGATATTTCCGGCACCATCGTGGGTGTTGTGGAACGCGAAAACATCATCGACGGCAAGAAGATCAAGCCGGGTACCATCATCCTGGGCCTGCCTTCTACCGGTCTGCACACCAACGGCTACTCTCTCGCTCGTAAGGTTCTCTTCGACGTTGCCGGCTACAAGGTCGACACTCCGCTGGAAGGCACCAACATGACCATCGGCGAAGCTCTCACCATGCCGCATCGTAGCTACTACCCCAGCCTCATCGATCTCTGCAACAAGAAGATCATTCAGGGCCTGGCTCACATTACCGGTTCTGGCTACCAGGGCAACATTCCTCGTATCCTCCCGGACAATGTTGACGTTGTCATCGACCGTACCTCCTGGGATCCGTCCCCGATCTTCAAGCTCATCCAGAAGGAAGGCCAGGTCGAGAAGGACGAAATGTACTCTACCTTCAACATGGGCATGGGTATGTTGATCTTCATCGATCCGGCTGACAAGGCTGAAGTCGTTGCTCACCTGGAAGCCAAGGGCGAAAAGTGGGTGCAGGTTGGCGAAGTCGTCGCCGGCTCCAAGACCGTCAAGTTCAAGGACTAATGAGTTGCAAAGGGCGGGGCTGTTCCCCGCCACTCGGCGGATAATAAAATTAAGGACTACCTTTGTTAAGGCAGTCCTTATTTTGTTTGTAAGAGAGAGTTCTTGTTGATGTGAACGCTGGTTTAGCGGGTCAGAACGTAGGTTTGATTTTGGAACTTGACGTAGTGTGCCTGGGCGAGATTGTCTGCTCCGAGGGAACTGATGTCAAACCAGTGATCCTTGACGCAAACGCAGTTGGCCGTGGCCAGGATTTCTCCGTATTCAATGAGAATGGTGTTTTTGTTCATTGAAACATTGATGGTGGCTACGACATCGCAGGCATCCATTACATTGGGAATCATGACCTGGGTGGTGGCGCCTTCTGTAATCAAGGTTGCGGTGGGATCTTTCAGCTCCTCGGCGTAGTTCAACGTGTCTGCGGAGTCGGTGATGGCCATATCGGCGATGGAGTTTCTCTTTGCAAGGCCGCCGATGTCAACATCCTTGCATTCGCCCAGAGCCATGCCGTACTTGTTCGTTGCGGCGAGCTTGGATGTTTCCGGGGCAACGGACTGTACAGTGTCCGGGGTTGTGGGCTGAGCTGCGGAGGAATATTCCTTGACGATTTTAAGGAAGCCGCTTCCGTATTGATAGCCTATGGC from Fibrobacter sp. UWEL includes:
- the purM gene encoding phosphoribosylformylglycinamidine cyclo-ligase — its product is MNYADAGVSLARADEAMVGVKKSVRTTFNEGVLGDVGNFGGLFTLNHLGMKDPVLVSSVDGVGTKLKVDIEMGTHTLPGQDIVNHCCDDILVQGARPLFFLDYVATGRLEPGVMDQLVAGMAKACRENGLVLIGGETAEMPGFYGPGDYDISGTIVGVVERENIIDGKKIKPGTIILGLPSTGLHTNGYSLARKVLFDVAGYKVDTPLEGTNMTIGEALTMPHRSYYPSLIDLCNKKIIQGLAHITGSGYQGNIPRILPDNVDVVIDRTSWDPSPIFKLIQKEGQVEKDEMYSTFNMGMGMLIFIDPADKAEVVAHLEAKGEKWVQVGEVVAGSKTVKFKD